From Kamptonema formosum PCC 6407, a single genomic window includes:
- a CDS encoding PEP-CTERM sorting domain-containing protein (PEP-CTERM proteins occur, often in large numbers, in the proteomes of bacteria that also encode an exosortase, a predicted intramembrane cysteine proteinase. The presence of a PEP-CTERM domain at a protein's C-terminus predicts cleavage within the sorting domain, followed by covalent anchoring to some some component of the (usually Gram-negative) cell surface. Many PEP-CTERM proteins exhibit an unusual sequence composition that includes large numbers of potential glycosylation sites. Expression of one such protein has been shown restore the ability of a bacterium to form floc, a type of biofilm.), giving the protein MYKTIRWLLLSTTLFVGASAIVSYPAKAFEANKQEQTPVSFELAQASVQQDNTLSDTSTYNFSINYSDRRPTSDRPNSTWTQNTPSDATASTVSIPEPSTLVGLIGFSALFAFKRKSLRKA; this is encoded by the coding sequence ATGTACAAGACTATCAGATGGCTTTTACTGAGCACTACGCTGTTTGTCGGCGCGAGTGCGATCGTAAGCTATCCAGCCAAGGCTTTTGAAGCGAACAAGCAGGAGCAAACTCCAGTAAGCTTTGAATTAGCACAGGCAAGCGTCCAGCAGGATAATACACTTAGTGATACTTCTACTTATAACTTTAGTATTAACTACTCGGATCGCCGTCCAACGAGCGATCGGCCGAATTCCACCTGGACACAGAACACTCCGAGTGATGCGACCGCAAGTACAGTATCTATACCGGAACCCTCTACACTTGTAGGTTTAATTGGTTTTAGTGCGCTTTTTGCATTTAAGCGTAAGTCACTAAGAAAAGCTTAA
- a CDS encoding LL-diaminopimelate aminotransferase: MQLAKRLEPLKSNVFADMDRAKALARAAGQKTIDLSLGSSDLPTAQNVIDAIAQSLSDSSTHGYLLFNGTKAFREAAANWYAQKFGIQVDPETEVLPLIGSQEGTAHLPLAVLNPGDFALLLDPGYPSHAGGVYLASGQIYPMPLRAENQFLPVFEEIPAAVLTQSRMMVLSYPHNPTTAIAPLSFFQKAVAFCQEHDLVLVHDFPYVDLVFSGELSRCDTAPSLLQADPEKSVSIEFFTLSKSYNMGGFRVGYAIGNAQLIEALRKVKAAIDFNQYRGILNGAIAALTGPQDSVTATVETFRQRRDAFVGALHSIGWQVPQPAATMYVWAKLPEPWNQDSVKFCMELVQKTGVAVSPGAGFGKAGEGYVRFALVEPPPVLELAAAKVGKFLRGC, from the coding sequence ATGCAGTTGGCGAAACGTTTAGAACCCCTAAAATCGAATGTATTTGCTGATATGGATCGAGCTAAGGCCTTAGCTAGGGCGGCGGGACAGAAAACGATCGATCTGTCTCTGGGTTCTTCTGATTTGCCAACGGCGCAGAATGTCATAGATGCGATCGCACAGTCTTTATCTGATAGCAGCACTCATGGCTATTTACTTTTTAACGGTACTAAAGCTTTTCGAGAAGCGGCGGCGAATTGGTACGCCCAGAAATTCGGCATTCAAGTTGACCCGGAAACTGAAGTTTTGCCTTTAATTGGTTCCCAAGAAGGCACAGCTCATTTGCCTTTAGCAGTGCTTAATCCCGGAGATTTTGCTTTGTTGCTAGATCCGGGGTATCCTTCTCACGCAGGAGGCGTTTACTTGGCTTCTGGTCAGATTTATCCGATGCCGCTGCGGGCAGAAAATCAGTTTTTACCTGTGTTTGAAGAAATTCCTGCTGCTGTACTTACTCAGTCAAGGATGATGGTTTTGAGCTACCCTCATAATCCTACAACCGCGATCGCGCCTCTCTCTTTCTTTCAAAAAGCCGTTGCCTTTTGTCAGGAACATGACCTGGTTTTAGTTCACGACTTCCCTTATGTAGATTTAGTATTTTCAGGGGAGTTATCCCGTTGCGACACCGCCCCTTCCCTTTTACAAGCTGACCCCGAAAAAAGCGTGTCTATTGAGTTTTTTACCCTTTCCAAATCCTACAACATGGGGGGGTTTCGAGTCGGATATGCGATCGGGAATGCTCAATTAATAGAGGCCCTGCGAAAGGTGAAAGCCGCCATTGACTTTAACCAGTATCGAGGAATTTTGAACGGCGCGATCGCAGCATTAACTGGCCCTCAAGACAGCGTGACCGCGACAGTTGAAACCTTTCGGCAGCGGCGGGATGCCTTTGTCGGAGCACTGCATAGCATCGGTTGGCAAGTGCCTCAGCCTGCTGCTACTATGTATGTATGGGCTAAATTACCTGAGCCTTGGAATCAAGATTCTGTAAAATTTTGTATGGAATTAGTACAAAAAACAGGAGTAGCAGTTTCACCTGGTGCAGGTTTTGGCAAAGCTGGAGAAGGCTATGTTAGATTTGCCCTAGTAGAGCCGCCACCAGTTTTGGAGTTAGCCGCAGCTAAAGTGGGCAAATTCCTAAGAGGGTGCTGA
- a CDS encoding thioredoxin family protein, whose product MSSSVLVISDEQFETEVLKAEQPVLAYFWAAWCGPCKLVAPAVEWVASEYSDRLKVVKMEIDPNPIAVKQYKVEGVPALRLFKGSEVVAVYEGAITKQKLAAMLDEHV is encoded by the coding sequence ATGAGCAGCAGCGTTTTAGTCATTAGCGACGAGCAATTTGAAACTGAAGTTTTGAAAGCAGAGCAACCTGTTCTAGCATATTTTTGGGCTGCTTGGTGCGGCCCTTGCAAGTTGGTTGCACCTGCTGTGGAGTGGGTAGCGTCGGAGTATAGCGATCGCCTCAAGGTCGTTAAGATGGAAATAGACCCCAATCCCATTGCCGTTAAGCAGTACAAGGTTGAAGGAGTGCCAGCTCTTAGGCTCTTTAAAGGCTCTGAGGTGGTTGCAGTCTATGAGGGAGCTATTACTAAGCAAAAGTTAGCAGCAATGCTCGACGAGCACGTATGA
- the glpX gene encoding class II fructose-bisphosphatase: MDNVIGLEIIEVVELAAIASSRLMGKGDKNEADQVAVTAMRDRMNKIHMRGRIVIGEGERDDAPMLYIGEQVGICTQENAKDFCNPDELMEIDIAVDPCEGTNLVAYGQNGSMAVLAISEKGGLFAAPDFYMKKLAAPAVARNHVDINKSATENLKIISDCMNRAISDLVVVVMDRPRHKDLINEIREAGARVRLISDGDVSAAISCAFSGTNIHALMGIGAAPEGVISAAAMRCLGGHFQGQLIYDPDVVKTGLIGESKEGNLKRLKEMGITDPDKVYNAEELASGETVLFAACGITPGTLMEGVRFFAGGARTQSLVISSQSKTARFVDTIHMFDEPKALQLK, encoded by the coding sequence GTGGATAATGTAATCGGTTTAGAGATTATTGAGGTAGTTGAGCTGGCTGCGATCGCGTCATCTCGCTTGATGGGTAAAGGCGACAAGAATGAAGCCGACCAAGTAGCGGTGACAGCCATGCGCGATCGCATGAACAAAATTCATATGCGCGGCCGCATCGTCATCGGCGAAGGCGAACGCGACGATGCTCCCATGCTTTATATCGGCGAACAAGTCGGCATTTGCACCCAGGAAAATGCCAAAGATTTTTGTAACCCCGATGAACTGATGGAAATTGACATCGCCGTTGACCCCTGCGAAGGCACTAACCTAGTGGCCTACGGTCAAAACGGGTCAATGGCAGTGCTGGCAATCTCCGAAAAAGGTGGTTTGTTTGCAGCGCCAGATTTCTACATGAAAAAGCTAGCAGCTCCAGCAGTTGCCCGCAATCATGTAGATATTAATAAGTCAGCTACCGAAAACCTGAAAATTATTTCAGATTGCATGAATCGCGCCATCTCCGACTTGGTGGTGGTGGTAATGGATCGCCCTCGGCACAAAGACTTAATCAATGAAATTCGCGAAGCAGGTGCAAGAGTGCGCTTGATCAGCGACGGCGACGTTTCTGCCGCAATTTCTTGTGCATTTTCCGGTACAAACATCCACGCACTGATGGGAATCGGTGCTGCACCTGAAGGCGTGATCTCAGCAGCGGCGATGCGCTGTTTGGGCGGTCACTTCCAAGGTCAGCTTATCTACGATCCAGACGTTGTAAAAACTGGCTTGATCGGTGAAAGTAAAGAGGGTAATCTTAAGCGGCTGAAAGAAATGGGTATCACAGACCCAGACAAGGTTTACAATGCCGAAGAGTTAGCATCTGGCGAAACAGTCTTGTTTGCAGCCTGCGGCATCACTCCTGGTACACTGATGGAAGGTGTACGCTTCTTTGCAGGCGGCGCACGCACCCAAAGCTTGGTAATTTCTTCTCAGTCAAAAACAGCTCGGTTTGTGGATACAATCCATATGTTTGATGAACCGAAGGCACTGCAATTGAAGTAA